The Candidatus Leptovillus gracilis genome segment CTGGACCATCGGATTCCTCTGCAATTCTTTGGCCGAATCGCTGAGAACGATGGTCCCGGTCTGGAGTACATAGCCACGATGGGCGACTTGCAAGGCCATATGCGCGTTTTGTTCCACCAGCAAGACAGTCGTGCCAGTCTGGTTGATGGCTAGAATGGTGTCAAAAATGGCTTCCACCAGAACCGGAGCCAGACCCATCGAGGGTTCGTCCAGCAGCAGCAAGTTGGGCCGTGACATCATCGCCCGGCCCATAGCCAACATTTGCTGCTCGCCACCGCTCATGGTCCCGGCGAGCTGCTTTTTACGTTCTGCCAGACGAGGGAACAAGTCATAGACAGCTTGTATATCGGCGAGAATGCCTTCTTTGTCTGTGCGGTGAAAAGCGCCCATTTCCAGGTTTTCTAACACTGTCAATTTGGCAAAGACACCGCGCCCTTCGGGGACCATGGCCACGCCCTTGCTGACCAGGTGATGGGCTTTGAATTGGCTTAAATCTTCGCCGCCCAGAGTGATAGCGCCCGGCTTTGGCGGAATCAGGCCGCTGATGGAGCGCAGCGTGGTGGTTTTGCCGGCGCCATTGCCGCCGATGAGGGAAACAATTTCACCTTTTTCAACCTTCAGTGAAATACCTTTCAGGGCGTGAATGTTGCCGTAGTAGGCGTGTAGATTGTTGATTTCGAGTAGGGCCATCTGGATGATTCCTTGCCTCTTTCGTCGTAGTTTTCGGTATTCGGTGCTCAGTGACCAGTGTTCAGTGTCTTCCGTTTACACGGGTTACACAGGCACTTCAATAGTCGCGCTGGCGGCCGCGCCGCGCCCCAGATAGGCTTCAATAACCTGCGGATTGCTTTGGATGTCGGCCGGTAGACCCTCGGCGATTTTTTTGCCGTAATCCAACACGGTGATGTATTCGGAAATGCCCATGACCACGCGCATATCGTGTTCGATGAGCAGGATGGTGATGTCTAATTCGTCGCGCATGTGTTTGATAAATTCGGTGGTTTCGGCTGTTTCACGGGGATTCATGCCGGCCGTTGGTTCGTCCAGCAGCAGCAGTTTGGGTTTACTGGCTAAGGCCCTGGCAATTTCCAGGCGGCGCTGATCGCCATAGGGTAGGTTGCGGGCCAGGTCGTCGCCTTTGCCGCGCAGCCCCACAAAATCGAGCAGGCGGTTGGCTTCTTGAAGGGCTTCCCGTTCTTCCTTGACCGTTGTGGGCAGGTGGAAAAGCGCGCCGATCCAATTGGAATGCAGTTGGGGTTCCATGCCGCACAAGATGTTTTCAATGGTGGACATGGAGTTAAACAGGCGGATGTTTTGATAGGTGCGGGAGATGCCCAGTTGGGCGATTTGGTCAGGGGAGCGGCCTTTGATGGAACGGCCGTTAAACACAATATCCCCCTCGTCAATGTTGTAAAAGCCGGTGATACAGTTGAAGAAGGTGGTTTTCCCCGCGCCATTGGGGCCAATAATACTGACAATAGAGCGCAGAGGAATGCTAAAAGTCAGGTCGCTGACAGCCACCAAACCACCAAATCGTTTCACAACTCTTTGTGTTTCCAGGATGTTGGTCATGGATGTATCCTCTTTGCTTAGTAATCGTCTAGGAGTAACTTCCTGTTTTTTAGATTGGACCAATCTTGGAGATTGGTCCAATCTGGGCCATGTAATTTCTAGATGATCACTTAGGCCAGCGAGCTGGCTTCTTCCAGCTCATCGTCGTGCCTGTGCGCCATCTCTTCCGCTTCGTGCAGTTCGCGGCGGCGAATGGGTGAAGGCCACAGCCCTTCGGGGCGCAGCAGCATGGTGACGATAAGCAGCGCGCCATACAGCAGCATCCGATACTCGGCAAATTCGCGCAGCAGTTCCGGCAGGCCCACCAGCACCAACGCGCCGACCACCACGCCAGGCAAGCTGCCCAGCCCACCAACGATGATCAGACTTAACACGTTGATGGAGATGAGCAGGTTGAAGCTGTGGGGAAAGATGGAGCTAAGGCGAGCGGCAAAAATAGCCCCGGCCAGACCGGAAAAAGCGGCGCCGGTGGCAAAAGCCATCAGTTTGGTGCTGACAAGGCGGATGCCCATCGCTTCGGCAACGTCTTCATCTTCGCGCAGGGCCATCCACTGCCGCCCTAACCGCGCATCGCGGAAACGCCAGGAAACAAAAGCGGCCAAAAGACAGCCGGCCAATATCAGGTAATAAAAATGCTGCGGCTGGACAAAAACGAAGCTGCCGATTTGTGGCCGGCCGATTTGCAGGATACCTTGCGCGCCGCCGATATATGGTTTGAGCAGGTCGGAGACGACAAGGACGCGGATGATTTCACCAAAGCCCAGGGTAACGATGGCCAGATAGTCACCGCGCATTCGCAGGACAGGGATGCCCAGGATGATCCCGGCGGTGGTGGCGGCCAATACGCTGAAGGGCAGCGCCGTCCAAAATGACAACCCGCCGATACCCAGGTGTCCCTCGGTGGTGAGCAGCCCCATCACATAAGCACCGATGGCGAAAAAAGCGACGTAGCCCAGATCGAGCAGACCGGCAAAACCAACGACGATGTTTAGCCCCAGCCCCATGAGAATGAATGTGCCCACAATGTTGGCGACTTCGGTGAGGTAGGTTCCCATGATGATGGGCAGCATGAGGATGAAAATGATGAGCAGGCCGATGTTGAGGCGGCGTAGTTGGGTGGCGGTAGATGGCGACATGGTGGCGCGGCGCTGCTGCATGGCGCCCTGGCCCTGGGCGGCCCACCAGGCGCTGCCAACGGTGGCCAGGATGAAGATGAGAACGGCCGTCACCGGGGTAATCCCTTTAGCGCCAAACAAGAAGCTAAGCAGGCCGCGAGGGGCATACGGCCGTAAAATCAGCAGCAAAATCTCCGACAACAAGCCAATGCACAGCGTCCATAACAGGCCATACAGCAGCGGCTTCTGAATGCGCTGCGGCAGCATGTCGAAAGCCGCGCCCAGGACACCCAACACCCCCATGACGGCCAACAGGATCAGACTGCCGGTGACTGGTTCCTGCCCAAACGTCAGAATTTCGATGAGCGCCGGTGAGACGTTGACGAAGGAAGTGCGAATGCCTGGCCAGGCGATGGTCAGGAAAATGAGGGCGATGACGGGAACGGCCGTTAACAAGCCGGCCGTCAGACCACGCAGCACAACCCCCAACGGCGCGACCCCTTCACCCTTTTGCCAGGAAAAATACCCGGCGAGCAGCGCCGCGCCAAATAATAACAACTGTCCCAATGTTAAAACACCGGTGATAATGTCGCGCACGTCAAACGATTGAACCATGCCAATGGCGCTGACGCTTAAAGCCACCACCCCGGCGATCAGGCCAATACGGACCGCTTTGCCAAAGTTCGCTGTTTGGGTCATGGGTCGCTCCTTTAAGCCTTTTTCTCGGCCAACTTCTCGCCGATGAGACCTTGCGGACGGAAGATCAACACCAACACCAACATGGTAAAGGCGATAACGTCTTTCAATTGGTGCGCGCCGGTCAGTCCCAATCCTTCCAGGAACAGCGGCGGCCCCACCGCCTCGATCACGCCCAGCAGCAAGCCGCCCAGCGCTGCGCCGGGAATGCTGCCAATGCCGCCAAACACAGCGGCCGTAAACGCCTTGATGCCCGGCACAAAGCCCATGTAAAAATGAACCTGGCGGAACACCAGGCCCCACAACACCCCAGCGATGCCAGCCATCGAGGCGCCAATGGCAAAAGTGATGGAAATGGTGCGGTCTACGTTGATGCCCATCAACGCAGCGACATCTTTATCTTCGGCGACAGCGCGGATGGCTTTGCCTGTTTTGGTGCGCTGGATAAAAAGGGAGAGGAATATCAGGGCCAAAACGGTCGTAGCCATGACGACAACGCGAGTGCGCAAAAACTCCAGGCCAAAGATAGAGATGCGCCCTTGCAGCACAGCCGGGACGGGAAAGGGAATCAGCGCCGAGCCAAACAGACCGCGAAAAAAATATTGCCAGAAAAAGGACGCGCCAATGGCTGTAATCAGTGGAACCAGTCGGGGCGCGCGCCGCAGCGGGCGGTAAGCAATGCGTTCGGTTAACAAAGAGATGCCAATGGCGGTGAGAATGGAAACGGCCGTAATCAGCAGCAGCCCCAGCAATGGATTAGAATCTAAAAACCCCGATGCGCTTAAATACGTCGCTACCAACACAGTAGACGTCACCGCCCCCGACATAAAAAACTCACCATGGGCAAAATTAATCATAAACAAAACGCCGTAAACCATGGTGTAACCCAGGGCGATCAGCGCGTAAAGACTGCCTTGCGACAGACCTGAAATGAAAAAATCTAACCATGTGGACGCGGAGTACGTATTTCCCACCCCCAAAAACAGCTTGGCCACCGTACCATAAATAACCAATACAATGATGACAGCCCGAAACAACCACAAAAAGACGCCGATGAAATCAATCTCTTTGAATCGTGGGGACATGCGCTCCTGCTCCATAAGGTCACGGCCACAACGGGCGAGACCATACTCCTGCGTGTCGAGAACGGTTAAACCAAATGAAGATAAGAACAGGCTCCGGGCATGGCCGGAGCCTGTTCTTATTAACTCGGCATGTCAGACATAGCCGAATGCTTGAAGATTAGGGCCATATGCGAGCAAATTCGCCGCTTTGGACCTGACTGACGGAGATTTTCGGGTCGGCGCAGTCACCATTGGCGTTGCAGGTGATGGTTCCGGTAATACCTTCCAGGCCGGAAGTGGCAAACAAAGCATCGCGCAGCGCCTGACGGCCGATCAACAACGAACCGTCGGCCCCTTGTTGGGCGACCTTTTCGATGGCGTCCAGCACCATGTTGGTGGCGTCAAAGGCGTGGGCATGGAATGGCGCAGTGGGGTCGCCGCCGGCCTTTTCCCGATACAATGGCAGGAAGGTGTCGGTGTAGAAGGCATTGCTGAAGCTCAGGTCTGGGCCAGAGGCATACATCTCTTCAGACGTGCCAGACGTATTCGCCAGGAAGCTGGGCGATTGAATGCCATCCGCGCCGGCCAGGATGACGCCGCTCAGGCTGTCAATGTCGCTGGCTGTGTTCACAATCAACGAACCCAACGGGATGAAAACGGGCAGATAGATGAATTCTGGGCCAGCCGTAGCGACGGAAGTCAGCAGTGGCTCCACGTTGGTCGCGTCTGCGGCTTCCGCTTCAAAAGCGACCATTTCGCCGCCCAGAGCTTTGAAGGCGTCGGAGAAGACAGATGCCAGACCTTCGGTGTAGGGGTCGCCATCGTGGATGGCCGCTGCTTTGCGGATGCCCAATTCATTGTAGGCAAATTCGGCCATCGCCGCGCCCTGAACCTCGTCGTTGTGGGCGGTGCGCAGATAGCCGGGTTGATGCTGCGCCGGATCGGTCAGTGACGGGGAGGTGTTGGACGGGGAGACCATGGCGTAACCAGCATCCGATATGATTTTGGCTGCCGGAACGCCAGCGCCAGAGCAGCTCGTGCCAATCATGGCGACGATCTGCGGGTTGGAGACGATTTTCTGGGCTGAGGTTTGTCCACCTTCGGCGCTGCAGCCGTCATCTTCTGGCTGCAAGGTGATGGAATGGCCCATAATTTCGCCGCGCAAAGCAATGGCGATTTCTACGCCATACTGCGAGTCCAGGCCAAGTTCCGTGTTGGGGCCGGAAATGACCAGAGAGGACGCCAGCAGAATAGGATCACCGGCGGCGATTTCCACACAGCCGATGGCATCGGTACAGGTGGCGGCGGCGGGAGCTTCGGGGGCGGTTGCGCCGGTTGTGGGCTGGGCGGCCGGCTCAGTGGTGGTACCACCGCCGCCGCAGGCAACCAGGAACAGGGCCAACAACAGGGATAACAATACCAAGAGAGTTGATCGTTTCATGTTTTCTCCTCCTAAGGATGTTTTTATCATCTACAGAACTCAGTGATGAATTTTATACAGCTTAACTTACGTGACTTGATAGTGGGGGGGAACTTGGTGGTGCGTATAACAGGTTTTTCTCTTCTATTCCAGTTATCACCTCCTCATCAATAGTACTTTGATACCGAAGAAATTCTAGTGGATAATTATCTCTTGTCAAACGGCAATTTATTTTTGGGGGGAAAAGGACGGCCGTTCATTCCCCACCGGCCATCCTTTTACTGGGTTGTCTACTCGGGCAGTAACGCCCCAAAATCGTCAATGTCGTCAATATCGTCCAGATTTTCCACAAACTCACTGGTAACCATAAAGATAACCCGCTCGGCCATGTTAATCGCCCGATCTCCCATCCGCTCCAGATTATGACCAATCCACAGCAGGAAAGTGGCCCGCCGAATGTATCCGGGGTCTTGCTGCATTTGCTCTAAAGCCCCCACATAGAGTTTGCGATAATGATCGTCCAGTTTATCATCCCGTTTAATCACGCTGTAAGCCAGGTCTACATTACGCTCAATATAAGCACGCACACTCTGCTCCACCATTTGGCTGGCGCGTTTAGCCATTTTGGGCAGCTTGTACAATGTATCTATAGACTCTTCGCCTTCCAGGCGCGAGACCAGCTTGGCAATACCGGCGGCGTGGTCGCCAATGCGTTCTAGTTCCACCGCCATGTGAATACCGGCAATCACCACGCGCAGGTCAATGGCTAATGGCTGCTGGGTAGCCAGAATACGCAGGCTTTCTACTTCAACTTTGAATCGCAGGGCGTTGATTTCATGGTCGCCGACGATTACTTCTTGAGCCAGCCGCACGTCTCGCTGCGCCAGGGCGGTCATGGCCTGGTCTATGGCTGTTTCCACCAGGCTGCCCAGACGCAAAATATCTTCGCGCAAATCGTTTAATTCTCGTTCTAAGACGGCTCTTTGTTGCAAGGCCATGGGAACACCTCAATTTTGTGTCAGTTCTGTATACAACTGCATCCGATGGTTGCCGTCGGGGTCGGCCAGCGGCGCCCCGTGACCGCAGGCGAAGAGAGACGGCGTTTTTTCCAATAAACGAAGGGCGGACTGCTGGGCGGCTTGTTTGTCGGCGGTGATGGCCGGGGGAGAGGATTGGAGACGGCCGTTACGTGTGTTCAGCGCATCACCGGCAAATAACAAGCCGGTCGTCGGGCTGTACAGGGAGTAGTGGTCTGTCGTGTGGCCCGGCGTCGCCAATACTTCCAGGCCGCCCATCACCGGCACTGTGTCGCCAGCCCGGAAATGGCGCAGCGCCGCCTCAGGCACAGGTTTGTACCTGAAGAAGGTATCGGCGATGATATGGGCCAGCCAGGGGAGGTGTTTGGGGGAACGGCCGTTCTGCAGGAAAACGGCCGTGTCGTCACTGGCATACACCAGGGCGCCGGTGGCTGCCTGAACAGCCGCGGCGCTGCCGGCGTGGTCCAGATCGGCGTGGGTAATGACGATGCGCTTCAGGTCGGTCGGCTGATAGCCTAACCGGGCAACGGCCGTCAGCACCATCCCTTCATTCTTCGGCATTCCAGCGTCAATCAGCGTCAACCCATCCCCATCCACACACAGATACAGGTTCACCGATTTGCCAGCCAGCCAAT includes the following:
- a CDS encoding ABC transporter ATP-binding protein, with product MALLEINNLHAYYGNIHALKGISLKVEKGEIVSLIGGNGAGKTTTLRSISGLIPPKPGAITLGGEDLSQFKAHHLVSKGVAMVPEGRGVFAKLTVLENLEMGAFHRTDKEGILADIQAVYDLFPRLAERKKQLAGTMSGGEQQMLAMGRAMMSRPNLLLLDEPSMGLAPVLVEAIFDTILAINQTGTTVLLVEQNAHMALQVAHRGYVLQTGTIVLSDSAKELQRNPMVQ
- a CDS encoding ABC transporter ATP-binding protein → MTNILETQRVVKRFGGLVAVSDLTFSIPLRSIVSIIGPNGAGKTTFFNCITGFYNIDEGDIVFNGRSIKGRSPDQIAQLGISRTYQNIRLFNSMSTIENILCGMEPQLHSNWIGALFHLPTTVKEEREALQEANRLLDFVGLRGKGDDLARNLPYGDQRRLEIARALASKPKLLLLDEPTAGMNPRETAETTEFIKHMRDELDITILLIEHDMRVVMGISEYITVLDYGKKIAEGLPADIQSNPQVIEAYLGRGAAASATIEVPV
- a CDS encoding leucine/isoleucine/valine transporter permease subunit, whose translation is MTQTANFGKAVRIGLIAGVVALSVSAIGMVQSFDVRDIITGVLTLGQLLLFGAALLAGYFSWQKGEGVAPLGVVLRGLTAGLLTAVPVIALIFLTIAWPGIRTSFVNVSPALIEILTFGQEPVTGSLILLAVMGVLGVLGAAFDMLPQRIQKPLLYGLLWTLCIGLLSEILLLILRPYAPRGLLSFLFGAKGITPVTAVLIFILATVGSAWWAAQGQGAMQQRRATMSPSTATQLRRLNIGLLIIFILMLPIIMGTYLTEVANIVGTFILMGLGLNIVVGFAGLLDLGYVAFFAIGAYVMGLLTTEGHLGIGGLSFWTALPFSVLAATTAGIILGIPVLRMRGDYLAIVTLGFGEIIRVLVVSDLLKPYIGGAQGILQIGRPQIGSFVFVQPQHFYYLILAGCLLAAFVSWRFRDARLGRQWMALREDEDVAEAMGIRLVSTKLMAFATGAAFSGLAGAIFAARLSSIFPHSFNLLISINVLSLIIVGGLGSLPGVVVGALVLVGLPELLREFAEYRMLLYGALLIVTMLLRPEGLWPSPIRRRELHEAEEMAHRHDDELEEASSLA
- a CDS encoding branched-chain amino acid ABC transporter permease, with the translated sequence MSPRFKEIDFIGVFLWLFRAVIIVLVIYGTVAKLFLGVGNTYSASTWLDFFISGLSQGSLYALIALGYTMVYGVLFMINFAHGEFFMSGAVTSTVLVATYLSASGFLDSNPLLGLLLITAVSILTAIGISLLTERIAYRPLRRAPRLVPLITAIGASFFWQYFFRGLFGSALIPFPVPAVLQGRISIFGLEFLRTRVVVMATTVLALIFLSLFIQRTKTGKAIRAVAEDKDVAALMGINVDRTISITFAIGASMAGIAGVLWGLVFRQVHFYMGFVPGIKAFTAAVFGGIGSIPGAALGGLLLGVIEAVGPPLFLEGLGLTGAHQLKDVIAFTMLVLVLIFRPQGLIGEKLAEKKA
- a CDS encoding branched-chain amino acid ABC transporter substrate-binding protein; amino-acid sequence: MKRSTLLVLLSLLLALFLVACGGGGTTTEPAAQPTTGATAPEAPAAATCTDAIGCVEIAAGDPILLASSLVISGPNTELGLDSQYGVEIAIALRGEIMGHSITLQPEDDGCSAEGGQTSAQKIVSNPQIVAMIGTSCSGAGVPAAKIISDAGYAMVSPSNTSPSLTDPAQHQPGYLRTAHNDEVQGAAMAEFAYNELGIRKAAAIHDGDPYTEGLASVFSDAFKALGGEMVAFEAEAADATNVEPLLTSVATAGPEFIYLPVFIPLGSLIVNTASDIDSLSGVILAGADGIQSPSFLANTSGTSEEMYASGPDLSFSNAFYTDTFLPLYREKAGGDPTAPFHAHAFDATNMVLDAIEKVAQQGADGSLLIGRQALRDALFATSGLEGITGTITCNANGDCADPKISVSQVQSGEFARIWP
- the phoU gene encoding phosphate signaling complex protein PhoU, which produces MALQQRAVLERELNDLREDILRLGSLVETAIDQAMTALAQRDVRLAQEVIVGDHEINALRFKVEVESLRILATQQPLAIDLRVVIAGIHMAVELERIGDHAAGIAKLVSRLEGEESIDTLYKLPKMAKRASQMVEQSVRAYIERNVDLAYSVIKRDDKLDDHYRKLYVGALEQMQQDPGYIRRATFLLWIGHNLERMGDRAINMAERVIFMVTSEFVENLDDIDDIDDFGALLPE
- a CDS encoding MBL fold metallo-hydrolase; this encodes MREIQANVYWLAGKSVNLYLCVDGDGLTLIDAGMPKNEGMVLTAVARLGYQPTDLKRIVITHADLDHAGSAAAVQAATGALVYASDDTAVFLQNGRSPKHLPWLAHIIADTFFRYKPVPEAALRHFRAGDTVPVMGGLEVLATPGHTTDHYSLYSPTTGLLFAGDALNTRNGRLQSSPPAITADKQAAQQSALRLLEKTPSLFACGHGAPLADPDGNHRMQLYTELTQN